From the Corythoichthys intestinalis isolate RoL2023-P3 chromosome 15, ASM3026506v1, whole genome shotgun sequence genome, one window contains:
- the ldah gene encoding lipid droplet-associated hydrolase isoform X2: MENAVMESRDAARTDFIYCYGALTEVLKCGAAHLDTEHKVLVLIIPGNPGVVGFYRTFIQSLYTIFGCQYPVWAVSHAGHCMPPASMDMVEDDSSTAELDTFGLNGQIEHKLAFLRKHVPKKTSLILVGHSIGCYIILEIMRRDPNLKILKGVMLFPTIERMALTPQGKAITPVLCHLRYVAYLSIFLISLLPERVKSSLVKLVLGRVGSLDPAVVRATVGLLSGDSAANAVYMGGQEMRKVLERDNMTIKKNLEKLIFYYGATDHWCPVQYYHEIKKDFPTGDFRLCENGFRHAFVLDAGKEYPGNARLS; this comes from the exons ATGGAAAACGCAGTGATGGAGAGCAGGGATGCAGCACGAACAGATTTCATCTACTGCTATGGAGCCTTGACAGAGGTTCTAAAATGTGGTGCCGCTCACTTGGACACTGAACACAAAGTACTTGTTTTAATCATTCCTG GCAACCCTGGTGTTGTGGGCTTTTACAGAACCTTCATACAATCGCTTTATACTATATTTGGCTGCCAGTACCCAGTGTGGGCTGTAAGCCATGCTGGCCACTGTATGCCACCTGCATCCATGGACATGGTGGAAG ATGACTCCTCAACAGCTGAGCTGGATACATTTGGTCTAAATGGTCAGATAGAACACAAGCTGGCCTTCCTCAGGAAACATGTCCCAAAGAAGACAAGCCTCATTCTGGTTGGACACTCCATTGGCTGTTATATAATTTTGGAGATAATGAGAAGAGATCCCAATCTGAAG atTCTGAAAGGTGTCATGTTGTTCCCAACTATTGAACGCATGGCCCTGACACCTCAGGGGAAGGCTATTACACCTGTGCTCTGTCATTTGCGGTACGTCGCCTATTTGTCAATCTTCCTGATCTCTCTTCTACCCGAAAGAGTCAAAAGCAGTCTGGTCAAACTGGTTCTTGGTCGCGTCGGCTCCCTGGATCCCGCCGTCGTCCGAGCGACTGTAGGCCTACTCAGTGGAGACTCGGCAG CTAATGCTGTGTACATGGGAGGACAGGAAATGAGGAAAGTTTTGGAAAGAGACAATATGACCATTAAGAAAAACCTTGAAAAG CTTATATTTTACTATGGAGCAACAGACCACTGGTGTCCTGTACAATATTATCATGAGATCAAGAAGGACTTTCCAACAGGAGATTTCAGACTTTGTGAAAATGGATTTCGTCATGCTTTTGTTCTGGATGCAGGGAAAGAG taTCCTGGTAATGCAAGGCTAAGTTAA
- the ldah gene encoding lipid droplet-associated hydrolase isoform X1: MENAVMESRDAARTDFIYCYGALTEVLKCGAAHLDTEHKVLVLIIPGNPGVVGFYRTFIQSLYTIFGCQYPVWAVSHAGHCMPPASMDMVEDDSSTAELDTFGLNGQIEHKLAFLRKHVPKKTSLILVGHSIGCYIILEIMRRDPNLKILKGVMLFPTIERMALTPQGKAITPVLCHLRYVAYLSIFLISLLPERVKSSLVKLVLGRVGSLDPAVVRATVGLLSGDSAANAVYMGGQEMRKVLERDNMTIKKNLEKLIFYYGATDHWCPVQYYHEIKKDFPTGDFRLCENGFRHAFVLDAGKEVAEMIAEWIETDLNI, from the exons ATGGAAAACGCAGTGATGGAGAGCAGGGATGCAGCACGAACAGATTTCATCTACTGCTATGGAGCCTTGACAGAGGTTCTAAAATGTGGTGCCGCTCACTTGGACACTGAACACAAAGTACTTGTTTTAATCATTCCTG GCAACCCTGGTGTTGTGGGCTTTTACAGAACCTTCATACAATCGCTTTATACTATATTTGGCTGCCAGTACCCAGTGTGGGCTGTAAGCCATGCTGGCCACTGTATGCCACCTGCATCCATGGACATGGTGGAAG ATGACTCCTCAACAGCTGAGCTGGATACATTTGGTCTAAATGGTCAGATAGAACACAAGCTGGCCTTCCTCAGGAAACATGTCCCAAAGAAGACAAGCCTCATTCTGGTTGGACACTCCATTGGCTGTTATATAATTTTGGAGATAATGAGAAGAGATCCCAATCTGAAG atTCTGAAAGGTGTCATGTTGTTCCCAACTATTGAACGCATGGCCCTGACACCTCAGGGGAAGGCTATTACACCTGTGCTCTGTCATTTGCGGTACGTCGCCTATTTGTCAATCTTCCTGATCTCTCTTCTACCCGAAAGAGTCAAAAGCAGTCTGGTCAAACTGGTTCTTGGTCGCGTCGGCTCCCTGGATCCCGCCGTCGTCCGAGCGACTGTAGGCCTACTCAGTGGAGACTCGGCAG CTAATGCTGTGTACATGGGAGGACAGGAAATGAGGAAAGTTTTGGAAAGAGACAATATGACCATTAAGAAAAACCTTGAAAAG CTTATATTTTACTATGGAGCAACAGACCACTGGTGTCCTGTACAATATTATCATGAGATCAAGAAGGACTTTCCAACAGGAGATTTCAGACTTTGTGAAAATGGATTTCGTCATGCTTTTGTTCTGGATGCAGGGAAAGAGGTTGCAGAAATGATAGCTGAATGGATCGAGACAGATTTGAACATTTAa